A window of the Arachis duranensis cultivar V14167 chromosome 5, aradu.V14167.gnm2.J7QH, whole genome shotgun sequence genome harbors these coding sequences:
- the LOC107490004 gene encoding alkane hydroxylase MAH1 isoform X1, with the protein MMITAIFCYVAITASIFCYLLYYFFHRRLSCKSPLLIDWPVLGMLPQLLWNLYRIHDFLTDILRQHGRTGEFMGPWFTKMNYMITSDPMNVHHIMSKSFDNYVKGPEFRQIFQVFGDGIFATDSERWRYHRLLLHSVFKNRSFEMFLEKTIQKKVANDLIPVLEHVVHQHVEVDLQDVFNRFTFDNICNIILGYDPHCLAIDLPQVIAYEKAFNEAEESIFYRHVVPKGVWKLQKLLQIGQERKMTQACKIFDQFLYSCIATKRKELSKYTKIDESHDHVDLLTSLMREEDQLHDDKFLRDLAFNLFVAGRDTITSALTWFFWLVATNPLVEAKILDEIKENFGFNNDEMKHKVLGIEEVKKLVYLHGAFCESLRLFPPIPFERKQPIKCDILPSGHHVNPNTMILLSLFAMGRFEEIWGKDCLEFKPERWISNKGSVVHVPSYKFISFNAGPRTCLGKDISFIQLKMVAASILCNYHIHVVEDHQAIPSLSIVLLMKHGLKVRITKRRCK; encoded by the coding sequence ATGATGATAACAGCAATCTTTTGCTATGTAGCAATAACTGCATCAATATTTTGCtacttattatattattttttccatAGGAGATTATCTTGCAAGAGTCCTCTCCTAATAGATTGGCCTGTCCTTGGAATGTTACCACAACTATTGTGGAATTTGTATCGGATCCATGATTTCTTAACCGATATTTTGAGACAACATGGGAGAACCGGTGAATTCATGGGACCTTGGTTCACCAAAATGAACTATATGATCACTAGTGACCCCATGAATGTTCATCACATAATGAGCAAGAGTTTCGATAACTATGTCAAGGGCCCTGAATTTCGCCAGATCTTCCAAGTCTTTGGGGATGGTATTTTCGCCACAGATTCCGAGAGATGGAGATACCACAGACTGTTGCTCCACTCTGTTTTCAAGAATAGAAGTTTCGAGATGTTTCTAGAGAAAACGATTCAAAAGAAAGTGGCAAATGATTTGATTCCTGTATTAGAACATGTGGTACACCAACATGTTGAGGTGGATCTACAAGATGTGTTCAATCGCTTCACATTCGACAACATTTGCAACATCATTTTGGGGTATGATCCTCATTGTCTTGCTATTGATCTCCCTCAAGTTATTGCATATGAGAAGGCTTTTAATGAAGCTGAAGAATCCATATTCTATAGACATGTAGTGCCTAAAGGTGTTTGGAAGCTACAAAAATTGCTTCAAATTGGTCAAGAGAGAAAGATGACACAAGCTTGCAAAATATTTGACCAATTCTTAtattcatgcatagcaactaaGCGCAAAGAGTTAAGTAAGTATACAAAAATTGACGAGTCTCatgatcatgttgacttgctcaCTTCTTTAATGAGAGAAGAAGATCAATTACATGATGATAAATTCTTAAGAGACTTAGCTTTTAATCTTTTTGTAGCCGGAAGAGATACTATAACTTCAGCTCTTACTTGGTTCTTTTGGCTTGTTGCTACAAACCCATTAGTAGAAGCTAAGATTCTTGACGAGATCAAAGAAAATTTTGGGTTCAATAATGATGAAATGAAGCACAAAGTTTTAggcatagaggaggtgaaaAAGCTAGTTTATCTCCATGGTGCTTTTTGTGAGTCTTTGAGACTTTTTCCTCCTATTCCTTTTGAGAGGAAGCAACCAATCAAATGTGACATACTCCCAAGTGGACATCATGTGAATCCAAATACAATgatcttactttctttgtttgcAATGGGAAGGTTTGAAGAGATATGGGGAAAAGATTGCTTGGAGTTCAAGCCAGAGAGATGGATCTCTAATAAAGGTAGTGTTGTTCATGTGCCATCTTATAAGTTCATTAGTTTTAATGCGGGTCCTAGAACTTGTTTGGGAAAGGAcatatcttttattcaattgaaGATGGTGGCAGCTTCTATTTTGTGCAATTATCATATTCATGTGGTGGAAGATCATCAAGCTATTCCTAGTCTTTCAATTGTACTTCTAATGAAGCATGGTTTGAAAGTTAGGATAACTAAAAGACGGTGCAAGTAA